One window of Campylobacter sp. RM12651 genomic DNA carries:
- a CDS encoding iron ABC transporter permease encodes MKKSLFLALISIVCMLLSLGISSPQSNFGFQALYRLISLNNDLNDLDILYQIFIELKAPRILLAFIVGALLSSSGAVIQGCFLNPLADPYIIGIASAATFGSLIAFMFNLSEIYFGLFAFLSCILFTFFIFSIYKKNQNMATLLILGIATSTLLASITSFFIYLIGEDSFKISAWLMGYLGNANWNIVIIVYIASIICILYFYIKRYELDLLLCGDEEANSLGLNASKSKKLFLIISCIAVAFSVAFCGLIAFIGLIIPHTLRMYFKTSSNKIIIPYSIFIGGIFLLFCDNLAFNILYPIEIPVGIITSFFGVPLFIYLALRKNYA; translated from the coding sequence ATGAAAAAATCATTATTTCTAGCTTTAATTAGTATTGTATGTATGTTATTATCGCTTGGAATTAGTTCACCTCAATCTAATTTCGGCTTTCAAGCATTATATAGACTAATAAGCTTAAATAATGATTTAAATGATTTAGATATTTTGTATCAAATATTTATAGAATTAAAAGCACCTAGAATACTATTAGCATTTATAGTTGGTGCTTTATTATCTAGTAGTGGAGCAGTTATTCAAGGATGTTTTTTAAATCCACTAGCTGATCCTTATATAATAGGAATAGCATCGGCTGCTACATTTGGTAGTTTAATTGCATTTATGTTTAATTTAAGTGAGATTTATTTTGGACTTTTTGCATTTTTATCTTGCATACTTTTTACATTTTTTATATTTTCTATTTATAAAAAAAATCAAAATATGGCAACTTTATTAATTTTAGGAATAGCCACTTCAACACTATTAGCATCTATAACATCTTTTTTTATATATTTAATAGGAGAAGATAGTTTTAAAATAAGTGCTTGGCTAATGGGATACTTAGGTAATGCAAATTGGAATATAGTAATAATTGTATATATTGCAAGCATAATATGTATTTTGTATTTTTATATTAAAAGATATGAACTTGATTTGTTATTATGTGGAGATGAAGAAGCTAATTCTTTAGGGCTTAATGCAAGTAAAAGCAAAAAACTATTTTTAATAATTTCATGTATTGCAGTTGCTTTTTCTGTAGCTTTTTGTGGGCTTATAGCATTTATTGGTTTAATTATCCCTCACACATTAAGAATGTATTTTAAAACTTCATCTAATAAAATAATAATTCCATATTCAATATTTATAGGGGGAATTTTTTTATTATTTTGTGATAACTTAGCATTTAATATATTATATCCCATAGAAATTCCTGTAGGCATTATTACTTCATTTTTTGGAGTTCCTTTATTTATATATTTAGCTTTAAGGAAAAACTATGCTTGA
- a CDS encoding TonB-dependent receptor yields MKKTILAFSLIGALYADTLLDTQVISDSGFSDSLADVSSNLFVINKEELNKKNYHDLGEILSYLPSVSLNPVGIGSAIDIRGQGSRANARVKILFDGVSQNALDTSHLGIPFNTISVNDIEQIEVISGGGSVVYGNGTSGGVVNVITKSSLKKDYANLTLGFGSFSHKSIGASAGANINDKIYSHFGINYVDEKGYQRADLNKLLNTDIGFKFKLTDYQNLDINANYMHNEYRNSQALTEQEIEQDRRYEGIICTQYEISRFGFICKNQILASQDSTKTSSRKNYNLKYSNEINENILTEFMAYLQDNNYEDKQFFDRKIGANAKAKLNYDFSNTILGYEYLYAKGKRASTTTNIVKKDTHSIYAIEQLDFNPFGIDIGARLENSKYNINRSGGIATINDSKNTNNYGANIVLSHKFMDTNSVYFKFERGFNSPSPYELTDKADGKNYSINNLKSEDYLNYELGLKGLVFDQYASISLFYTLTNNEINVNMSHYPVVKWTYENIAKTKRYGVEISLNQSLLDDRLNLFETFSYIDAKVVKDNLNKYKEGQKIPNVSPYKISLGANYKITDKLSVNADYRFYSKTNWDYLNNNKQLEKKAYSLVDVGLNYDFTKNISLSLEAKNIFNTKYNLNCSGQTCQVAPTSTYYMQVKARF; encoded by the coding sequence ATGAAAAAAACTATTTTAGCATTTTCATTAATTGGTGCATTATATGCTGATACTTTGCTTGATACTCAAGTAATTAGCGATAGTGGATTTAGCGATAGCTTAGCTGATGTTAGCTCAAATTTATTTGTCATAAATAAAGAAGAGTTAAATAAAAAGAATTATCACGATTTAGGAGAAATTTTATCTTATCTTCCTAGTGTTTCTTTAAATCCTGTAGGTATAGGCAGTGCAATTGATATTAGAGGTCAAGGAAGTAGAGCTAATGCAAGGGTAAAAATCTTGTTTGATGGAGTTAGTCAAAACGCATTAGATACATCACATCTTGGAATTCCTTTTAATACAATAAGCGTAAATGATATTGAGCAAATTGAAGTTATTTCTGGAGGAGGAAGTGTAGTTTATGGAAATGGCACTAGTGGTGGTGTTGTCAATGTAATTACAAAATCAAGCTTAAAAAAAGATTATGCAAATCTTACTCTTGGGTTTGGTTCTTTTTCTCATAAAAGTATAGGAGCAAGTGCTGGTGCAAATATAAATGATAAAATATATTCTCATTTTGGAATTAATTATGTAGATGAAAAAGGATATCAAAGAGCAGATTTAAATAAACTTTTAAATACTGATATTGGGTTTAAATTTAAACTAACAGACTATCAAAATTTAGATATCAATGCAAATTATATGCATAATGAATATAGAAATAGTCAAGCTTTAACCGAGCAAGAAATTGAACAAGATAGAAGATATGAAGGAATAATTTGTACTCAATATGAAATTTCAAGATTTGGCTTTATTTGCAAAAATCAAATTCTAGCAAGTCAAGATTCAACGAAAACTAGCAGTAGAAAGAACTATAATCTAAAATATAGCAATGAAATTAATGAAAATATTTTAACAGAATTTATGGCTTATTTGCAAGATAATAACTATGAAGATAAACAATTTTTTGATAGAAAAATAGGGGCTAATGCTAAAGCAAAACTAAACTATGATTTTTCAAATACAATATTAGGATATGAATATTTATATGCAAAAGGCAAAAGAGCTTCTACAACAACAAATATAGTTAAAAAAGATACTCATTCTATTTATGCAATAGAACAATTAGATTTTAATCCGTTTGGAATTGATATTGGTGCAAGACTTGAAAATTCTAAATATAATATAAATAGAAGTGGTGGAATAGCTACAATAAACGATTCAAAAAACACAAACAACTATGGTGCAAATATTGTTTTATCTCATAAATTTATGGATACAAATAGTGTGTATTTTAAATTTGAACGCGGGTTTAATTCCCCATCTCCTTATGAATTAACCGATAAAGCTGATGGAAAAAACTATTCTATTAATAATTTAAAATCAGAAGATTATTTAAATTATGAATTAGGATTAAAAGGTTTAGTATTTGACCAATATGCAAGTATAAGTTTATTTTATACCCTAACAAACAATGAAATAAATGTAAATATGAGCCATTATCCTGTTGTTAAATGGACTTATGAAAATATTGCTAAAACAAAAAGATATGGAGTTGAAATAAGCTTAAATCAAAGCTTACTTGATGATAGATTAAACCTGTTTGAAACCTTTTCATATATTGATGCTAAAGTAGTTAAAGACAATTTAAACAAATACAAAGAAGGGCAAAAAATACCAAATGTATCACCTTACAAAATCAGCCTAGGAGCAAATTATAAAATAACTGACAAGTTAAGCGTAAATGCTGATTATAGGTTTTATTCTAAAACAAATTGGGATTATTTAAACAACAATAAACAATTAGAAAAGAAAGCTTATTCTTTAGTTGATGTTGGACTAAATTATGACTTTACCAAAAATATAAGTTTAAGTTTAGAAGCAAAAAATATCTTTAATACAAAATACAATCTAAACTGCAGTGGCCAAACTTGCCAAGTTGCACCTACAAGCACTTATTATATGCAAGTAAAAGCGAGATTTTAA
- a CDS encoding MotA/TolQ/ExbB proton channel family protein translates to MLNLMQIGGLFMWPIFVLLVLSFAVILEKITNIYLCQFSFNNNFKIKIKKAIYDKNLIELKNICSNKNSISNSIQKAINIYEKNNLNEFELENIHFNEIKKLEKNGFILGISISICPQLGLLGTVTGMISSFAALSKEANEELVAAGISEALYTTAFGLIVAIFALVFHIIFNKRIDYLNNEIYLNLNYFNKAFNEKNK, encoded by the coding sequence ATGTTAAACTTAATGCAAATTGGTGGTTTATTTATGTGGCCTATTTTTGTTCTTTTAGTGCTTAGTTTTGCTGTGATATTAGAAAAAATAACAAATATATATTTATGTCAATTTTCTTTTAATAATAATTTTAAAATCAAAATAAAAAAAGCAATATATGATAAAAATTTAATTGAATTAAAAAATATATGTTCAAATAAAAATTCTATATCAAATAGCATACAAAAAGCTATAAATATATACGAAAAAAATAATTTAAATGAATTTGAATTAGAAAATATTCACTTTAATGAAATAAAAAAACTTGAGAAGAATGGTTTTATCCTAGGTATAAGCATAAGTATATGTCCTCAACTTGGTCTTTTAGGAACCGTTACTGGTATGATTTCTTCATTTGCAGCTCTTAGTAAAGAAGCAAATGAAGAATTAGTAGCGGCTGGAATTAGTGAAGCTTTATATACAACTGCATTCGGATTAATTGTAGCTATTTTTGCTCTTGTATTTCATATCATTTTCAATAAAAGAATTGATTATTTAAATAACGAAATCTACCTTAATTTAAATTATTTTAATAAGGCTTTTAATGAGAAGAATAAATAG
- a CDS encoding ABC transporter substrate-binding protein, which produces MKKILLSLLILVNLNANKLVVLEPSAVEILYELDSFNNILAIANTTTSTIYPEDKTKQLPSVGTYTRPNIEKIIELKPDIVITSQHSLGLEKLKEFNIKILDFKANSFKELKNNIAKLGEITNKKDKAQEIIKEFELGIKEFHNLAKDKTAMFIFSSNPIMLFCDNNLANDVIKAFGMKNICDLKEQTPIVNKEYIISKNPDYIFYFNDGDLKIISNFLKHTKAFKNNNLIKTNSSSMLRASPRIIINMKELSKEL; this is translated from the coding sequence ATGAAAAAAATTTTATTAAGTTTATTAATTTTAGTTAATTTAAATGCAAATAAATTAGTTGTCTTAGAACCTAGTGCTGTAGAAATATTATATGAGCTAGATAGTTTTAATAATATTTTAGCTATAGCTAACACCACCACTTCTACCATTTATCCAGAAGATAAAACAAAACAATTACCAAGCGTAGGAACATACACAAGACCAAACATTGAAAAAATAATAGAATTAAAACCTGATATTGTAATAACAAGTCAACATTCATTAGGATTAGAAAAATTAAAAGAATTTAATATAAAAATTTTAGATTTTAAAGCTAATTCTTTCAAAGAGCTAAAAAACAATATTGCTAAATTAGGAGAAATTACAAACAAAAAAGATAAAGCACAAGAAATCATCAAAGAATTTGAATTAGGAATTAAAGAATTTCATAATCTTGCAAAAGATAAAACAGCTATGTTTATTTTCTCATCAAACCCTATAATGTTATTTTGTGATAACAATTTAGCAAATGATGTTATTAAAGCTTTTGGTATGAAAAATATATGTGATTTAAAAGAACAAACGCCAATAGTAAATAAAGAATATATAATAAGCAAAAATCCTGATTATATTTTTTATTTTAATGACGGAGATTTAAAAATTATAAGCAATTTTTTAAAACATACTAAAGCATTCAAAAACAATAATCTAATAAAAACAAATTCTTCATCAATGCTTAGGGCAAGTCCGAGAATTATTATAAATATGAAAGAATTGTCAAAGGAATTATAA
- a CDS encoding ABC transporter ATP-binding protein translates to MLEIKNFSFSYQDKIIFSNLNINFSSSNFIGLMGKNGCGKSTLIKCIINLLSYKGEISFKNKNLKLLNHKDLSNLISYVPQKSNQFMPISVSDFIMMGLFSKNNSFYIQNDYKKLDEIMEFLNIQNYKNNLTNNLSGGEFAKVMLARALIKKPKILLLDEICAPLDINYSIFLMQLLKDLAKDGLLILMVIHDLFTSIRFCDEIAFVKDKNILFYDKTRIVFNKENIKNIFEFDCDIYENKNNLNVIF, encoded by the coding sequence ATGCTTGAAATTAAAAATTTTTCATTCTCATATCAAGACAAAATAATTTTTAGTAATTTAAATATAAATTTTAGTTCATCAAATTTTATAGGTTTAATGGGTAAAAATGGTTGTGGTAAAAGCACTTTAATTAAATGTATAATCAATTTGCTTTCGTATAAAGGCGAAATTAGTTTTAAAAATAAAAATCTAAAACTATTAAATCATAAAGATTTAAGTAATTTAATCTCTTATGTTCCACAAAAATCAAATCAATTTATGCCTATTAGCGTGAGTGATTTTATAATGATGGGCTTATTTAGTAAAAACAATTCATTTTATATACAAAATGATTACAAAAAACTTGATGAAATAATGGAATTTTTAAATATACAAAACTATAAAAATAATCTTACTAATAATTTAAGTGGTGGAGAATTTGCAAAAGTAATGTTAGCAAGAGCTTTAATAAAAAAACCAAAAATTTTATTATTAGATGAAATTTGTGCTCCACTTGATATTAATTACTCTATATTTTTAATGCAATTATTAAAAGATTTAGCAAAGGATGGTTTGCTTATATTAATGGTAATACATGATTTATTCACAAGTATTAGATTTTGTGATGAGATAGCTTTTGTTAAAGATAAAAATATTTTATTTTACGACAAAACAAGAATAGTTTTTAATAAAGAAAACATTAAAAATATTTTTGAATTTGATTGTGATATTTATGAAAATAAAAATAATTTAAATGTTATATTTTAG
- a CDS encoding stomatin-like protein, which yields MMEFLIFVGVLLALIIVILIKSIIIVSQSDIVIVERLGKFHKELSGGFHLIFPFIDMVKSIITIKEQLIDIEKQQVITKDNVNILVDGIVFLKVTNGKMAFYNVENYKKAISNLAMTTLRGEIGGMYLDDTLSSRDSLNSALQIALGDAADNWGVKIMRVEISEISVPSGIEEAMNLQMKAEREKRAIELNAEAQKVALIKNAEALKQEQVLNAEAIERMADAKKYEQIALAQGQKEAMNNINEAMAQNINAAEFLLAKGRVEAFLALAKSENKDKILVPYESTELIGALSVLKEFVGKK from the coding sequence ATGATGGAATTTTTAATTTTTGTTGGAGTTTTACTAGCTTTAATAATAGTCATTTTAATAAAGTCTATAATTATAGTATCGCAAAGCGATATTGTAATAGTTGAGCGATTAGGTAAATTTCACAAAGAATTAAGCGGAGGATTTCATTTAATCTTTCCTTTTATTGATATGGTTAAATCAATAATTACTATTAAAGAGCAACTAATAGATATAGAAAAACAACAAGTTATTACAAAAGATAATGTAAATATTTTAGTTGATGGGATAGTTTTTCTAAAAGTAACAAATGGAAAAATGGCATTTTATAATGTTGAAAATTATAAAAAAGCTATATCAAATTTAGCTATGACAACTCTTAGGGGTGAGATTGGCGGTATGTATCTTGATGATACTTTAAGTAGCCGTGATAGTTTAAATAGTGCTTTACAAATTGCACTTGGAGATGCTGCTGATAACTGGGGTGTAAAAATTATGAGAGTGGAAATTTCTGAAATTTCAGTTCCTAGTGGCATAGAAGAAGCAATGAATTTACAAATGAAAGCTGAAAGAGAAAAAAGAGCTATAGAATTAAATGCTGAAGCACAAAAAGTAGCACTTATAAAAAACGCTGAAGCATTAAAGCAAGAGCAAGTTTTAAACGCTGAAGCAATAGAAAGAATGGCTGATGCTAAAAAATACGAACAAATTGCATTAGCTCAAGGTCAAAAAGAAGCTATGAATAACATAAATGAAGCAATGGCACAAAACATTAATGCAGCTGAGTTTTTATTAGCTAAAGGCAGAGTAGAAGCATTTTTAGCTTTAGCAAAAAGTGAAAATAAAGATAAAATATTAGTTCCTTATGAAAGCACTGAATTAATAGGAGCTTTAAGTGTATTAAAAGAATTTGTAGGCAAAAAATGA
- a CDS encoding biopolymer transporter ExbD: MRRINRKKPEFIEISMLNLIDVIFILLIFFMLSTTFSKYWHYEISLPKTNNSENTTKENNIKEVILNKDLNLYIKNNKDLIFIDDINKYIKSSDIVLLSADKEISYDNLIKTISIIKNSNINKIKLNIER; this comes from the coding sequence ATGAGAAGAATAAATAGAAAAAAACCTGAATTTATAGAAATTTCTATGTTGAATTTGATAGATGTTATTTTTATATTACTTATATTTTTTATGCTAAGCACCACATTTTCTAAATACTGGCATTATGAAATAAGTCTACCAAAAACAAATAATAGCGAAAATACAACTAAAGAAAATAATATAAAAGAAGTGATCTTAAATAAAGATTTAAACTTATACATAAAAAACAATAAAGATTTAATTTTTATAGATGATATAAACAAATATATAAAATCTTCAGATATTGTCTTATTAAGTGCTGATAAAGAAATAAGCTACGACAACTTAATTAAAACAATATCTATTATTAAAAATTCAAACATTAATAAAATCAAATTAAATATAGAAAGGTAA
- a CDS encoding flavodoxin family protein, protein MVVLYLSKNNSSKKIALEIAKLLNIDCFNLEHYKGIDKHRYIFLVFWLEKGNITSNMPKIQNKILGIIFTCGADKNSEYIKNKKEMFFNIFNKNNQVLGIQAVNGAISDEYINNAKKLAKENPNYIITKEKEKLWKNSKKHPDENDLKITKNFTIYIKEKIMKLQQAKEHMNKDHKDSLFRLVKHHTNKDAQNVELIDITYSGMDILYDGEILHLDYKTKASEDTLHYSVIELVSETKINSNNLDEEIKNFKHSFKSVNIASVSKNNQVICSYAPIIFKNDEMFIFISEVAEHFSSIKNNSNNIEIMFLEDESKAKTIFARKRLKYQVNAKIVDDRREELFEVLKEKYGNEVNIFSKMLDFHFIQLSIKSGRFVKGFGAAFDIDSNNKAAEVRLNMPHKLHNNAN, encoded by the coding sequence ATGGTTGTTTTATATCTTAGCAAAAATAATAGCAGTAAAAAAATAGCCTTAGAAATCGCTAAACTTTTAAATATTGATTGCTTTAATTTAGAGCATTATAAAGGCATTGATAAGCATAGGTATATTTTCTTAGTATTTTGGTTAGAAAAAGGCAATATCACAAGCAATATGCCAAAAATACAAAATAAGATTTTAGGCATAATTTTTACTTGTGGAGCAGATAAAAACAGCGAATATATAAAAAATAAAAAAGAAATGTTTTTTAATATTTTTAATAAAAATAATCAAGTGCTAGGCATACAAGCAGTAAATGGAGCTATTAGTGATGAATATATAAATAATGCAAAAAAATTAGCTAAAGAAAACCCTAATTATATTATTACAAAAGAAAAGGAGAAATTATGGAAAAATAGCAAAAAACATCCCGATGAAAACGATTTAAAAATAACAAAAAACTTTACAATTTATATTAAGGAAAAAATCATGAAATTACAACAAGCAAAAGAACATATGAATAAAGACCATAAAGATTCTTTATTTAGACTAGTAAAGCATCATACAAATAAAGATGCTCAAAATGTGGAGTTAATAGATATAACTTATAGCGGAATGGATATTTTGTATGATGGAGAAATTTTACATTTAGATTATAAAACTAAGGCTAGTGAAGATACACTTCATTATAGTGTAATAGAACTAGTTAGCGAAACAAAAATAAATTCTAATAATTTAGATGAAGAAATAAAAAATTTTAAACATTCTTTTAAAAGTGTAAATATTGCTAGTGTTAGCAAAAATAATCAAGTTATTTGCTCTTATGCTCCAATAATTTTTAAAAATGATGAAATGTTTATTTTCATAAGCGAAGTTGCTGAACATTTTTCAAGTATTAAAAACAACTCTAACAATATAGAAATAATGTTTTTAGAAGACGAGAGTAAAGCTAAAACAATATTTGCAAGAAAAAGGCTCAAATATCAAGTAAATGCAAAAATAGTTGATGATAGAAGAGAAGAATTATTTGAAGTTTTAAAAGAAAAATATGGAAATGAGGTAAATATTTTTAGCAAAATGCTAGATTTTCATTTTATACAATTAAGTATAAAATCAGGTAGATTTGTAAAAGGCTTTGGTGCTGCTTTTGATATAGATTCTAATAATAAAGCTGCTGAAGTTAGATTAAATATGCCGCATAAATTACATAATAATGCAAATTGA
- the fdh3B gene encoding formate dehydrogenase FDH3 subunit beta, whose protein sequence is MARMKFFVDKNRCIGCFACQVACSSGHEVPVGIKRRKVITLNDGIEGKEVSMTIACQHCTDAPCAQVCPVKCFYIREDGIVLHDKKECIGCGYCLYACPFGAPQFPRDGAFGIKGEMDKCTMCAGGPEETNSDEERELYGQNRISEGRVPICAAVCATNALLVGDESEVSNVYRKRVLTKNANVNLSNMFI, encoded by the coding sequence ATGGCTAGAATGAAGTTTTTTGTTGATAAAAATCGTTGTATTGGTTGTTTTGCTTGTCAAGTTGCGTGTTCAAGCGGACATGAAGTTCCTGTTGGTATTAAAAGAAGAAAAGTAATTACTTTAAATGATGGTATTGAAGGCAAAGAAGTGTCAATGACAATAGCATGCCAGCATTGCACTGACGCACCTTGTGCTCAAGTTTGCCCTGTTAAATGCTTTTATATTCGTGAAGATGGTATCGTATTACACGATAAAAAAGAATGTATTGGTTGTGGTTATTGCTTATATGCTTGTCCATTTGGTGCTCCACAATTTCCAAGAGATGGAGCATTTGGAATTAAAGGCGAAATGGATAAATGTACAATGTGTGCAGGAGGCCCTGAAGAGACAAATAGTGATGAAGAAAGAGAGCTTTACGGACAAAACCGCATAAGCGAAGGAAGAGTGCCTATTTGTGCTGCTGTATGTGCTACAAATGCACTTTTAGTTGGAGATGAGAGCGAAGTTTCTAATGTATATAGAAAGCGTGTTTTAACTAAAAATGCAAATGTTAATTTAAGTAATATGTTTATTTAA
- a CDS encoding energy transducer TonB yields MRFFIISLIINIVALTIPLSTEEIIIDNKKINIEIIETKKEDFLNNQKIIQEEIFNQQNNLSEQVIKKEINIKNTNLKANKKVKIKKEAKQDTKSTSNTANENKEETKENLITNNQINMVKEYPKNTNSQFCKSNIIFNELDNSYPKKAKMLKLERISKVSVRFSISNNGINILSITGNGFFANHTKKLILDMKYKILDKQALGCVFLKNIEYRMN; encoded by the coding sequence ATGAGATTTTTTATAATTTCTTTGATAATAAATATTGTCGCACTAACGATACCACTTAGCACTGAAGAAATTATAATTGATAATAAAAAAATTAATATTGAAATAATTGAAACAAAAAAAGAAGATTTTTTAAATAATCAAAAAATCATTCAAGAAGAGATTTTCAACCAACAAAATAATTTATCAGAGCAAGTTATAAAAAAAGAAATAAATATAAAAAATACAAATTTAAAAGCAAATAAAAAAGTAAAAATTAAAAAAGAAGCAAAACAAGATACTAAAAGCACAAGCAATACAGCAAATGAAAACAAAGAAGAAACTAAAGAAAATCTTATTACTAACAATCAGATTAATATGGTTAAAGAATATCCTAAAAATACAAATTCACAATTTTGCAAAAGTAATATAATTTTTAATGAACTTGATAATTCTTATCCTAAAAAAGCAAAAATGTTAAAACTTGAAAGGATAAGTAAAGTTAGCGTTAGATTTAGCATTTCAAACAACGGGATAAATATTTTAAGCATTACTGGAAATGGCTTCTTTGCAAATCATACAAAAAAACTAATTTTAGATATGAAATACAAAATACTAGATAAGCAAGCTTTAGGTTGTGTATTTTTAAAAAATATAGAATATAGGATGAATTAA